TTGAAATGAGGACAGGAGATCCCGCTCACCTTTCTTGGCTTGCTTGAGATATCTGGCCATCAGTGCTGCGAGGTTCGCTCTTTGCTCCATGTTACCCTCTGCCATTTGGAATGGCTTTAGTTGGCCATTAGCTGTGGCTGCACGCACCTGCCTCTGGTGCAGTGAGAGGCTCTGATCCAGCTCAGCTGCCACAGGACTGCCTTCATGATCAGACCCTGCCAAGGGATGACCCAGGCAGCTCATGGAGAGAATAGCaagcaacacacagacacagattcCACTGTTCATAGCTGCAAGACAAAAAGAGGCATGGGAAACAGGAAACAGCAGTGGGTGTTTCACCATTGCGCCTTACTTTTGGAAATGGTGTATTTCTGATAGCTCCTGTACCCTGTTCACCATTTAATCAGTAACTCAGTTCACAGTAACTTATTCATGTTGTTAGTAATCTGTGCAGAACTTGTTCAGAGGTTTTACTGTGTATTTGAGGCTTTACAGATTTTAATAGATTCTGGATAGACAGTTACTGTATATCAAAATGGGTTGGAGATTGAGGGGATAAactgtgttaaaatgtttaactAATGATTCTAGATCAAAGCTGTCTGGAAAAAAAGTCTTCCCATATCAGCACCACCTTTGTAATTACATCCAAAACATTTGctaggttttctgttttttttttaaagcaagctaGTTGGAGCCAATCTACATTTCACAGTTCTATACAGTGTGTTTCAACTAATGCTTTGTTCACACTGACATTTCTATTGAGAGTTAAAGACTGATGTAACTGACGTCATCAATTTGTAATATAGAGTGGATACTATTCACAAAACTCAGACATTTATAATTATacattctgcattgttttgtaatttttcagTTATTAactattctatttttaaaatagaaatgtgctctaatttgtatttgaatttacATTGTACATATAATAATTATCAGATGTAATTCAGATTCAATGTATAAATATGAGACTGCTAATTAAACCTATTACGCTGCTAAGTGTAGAATTCCATACATTTAATTTTTCCCATTCAAGCCAGTTAAATACACGTGTACAATGCATATATTTAAGAATAGGTTTTACAATGTCAATTTTGATAGAGGCACATTATACATTTACAGAGATCAAATAAGTGAAAGCAGTATGCATTCTGTTtgaaataacttaaataaaaatgaattagcaCTACTACATTTTCAATCATCTTTACTAAGTTATAGAGacattaacatgattttatttGTGATAAATAGAAATCAAAATCAAAAATTTAACATTAAATTAATGCAGATGTATTGGGGTTTGTTCCACGAAAGCATTGAAAGtacatgaattaattaaaataaaaaataaaaaaaactatttgaatccCAAGGTGAACTAAAGTCTACTGCCTACTGTGGATTCTGTGTTGCGTagtggtttgttttaaaagagcAGCTCAAATAAAGTGTTATTCAGTAATATTTTACTGTTACAGTTACTGTTTTCAGTCTCACAGTTTATTATTTAGAGTTACAAACTACATTAATAGATTTAACGTTTCAGTATTAGGCAGTATATTTTGTTCTTACATGAAAGCTAATAACACTCTTTAGAACTGTTTTTAGGGTAAAAAACCACATTCTCATAATGAAACAAAACGTTCCAATGAAAAAAGGTTCATGGTCCAGCAAGCTgcaatacaaacataaaatatagTTTCACTCATGTTATCATCTATCCTACATTTATCTGAATAAAAGGACAAATGACACAAATATCAATTacagaaacaaaattaaatgacTGCATTACTCGGCAATGAACCAAACACTCTCCTCATTGGTAACAGTTTAGCTTGTAAGCTCAGAAACAGCAAGAAAGCCTTACCTTCTTAAATGCTTACCTTCAGTTAGTTAGTTCCCAAAGTCCTAATAGCTGAAGAAGCTGTGCATGAACAGTGTAAGATAACTTCTTTGGACTTGAAATGCTGCCCCTTAAATATCCAGCAGTGCTAGCAGCTCTGTCATCTATTTGCACAGTACTGACGCAGATATGGGCTCACCACATGTACAACTGCATATTACCTGGGCACAACAAATTAGTATCACTCTAGGGGAATCAGGGTACAAAAAAATTTCCAAGTATAATGATCAGCCCTTAACACTTACAGggataaaccatttttttttcactcacGCCAAAAAAAAGGTAGTACAGTACCACAGTAAAACTGAATTAGAATACTCTTAAGTAATTCCATGCTTTCCCAAATATTTCATtgcaaaatcaataaataacatgtatttaggTCGAGAACATTTTGTGAAAGCTATGTGAATAGTACAATACATACTTGTATACCTTAAAGTGTAACGATGCAGAGTAATATCTGGTTATCTTTTTGAAACACAGAGAAGAAATGCTGACATCCTTCTATGAAGGGATATTTAGGCAGATTGGTTGATTAATGAATTGGGTTAATTGATTCAAAAAGTACTTAGGACCACTGCCCTTTAATTAGTAACAACCAGAACTGGATTTATATGGATACATAGAGCCACAATGATTCATATTTAGCTATatatacaatcaaataaaacaacGCATTAGCAATTTTCCATAACTAACATTTAGTTtctgtattctctttttttttttttttttttttttttttttatatgatgatTGAAAAACATTGTGGAAATAGTTTTCATACAGTTAGTGGTGGTGATATAAATGTAAATCTGCACATTTTGCACTGAAAAGATAGGACATTGTCACTACATTTTGAGGAAGGCTCTACAGTATGATAGTTGACCGGGACTGGATGTATACATCTTGAGCCAAAGGCAGGGGCGCTAACGAATGTAAAGCAGCAGATAGCTACCATCTGATAGAAGGTCTGAAATCTGCTTGGCTGATGGCACTGCATCGTTTTCCAGTGTAGTATTTAGAAAACTTTTCTGGGCTGTTTTATTCGCAAAAGCAGACTTTGAATAAACAATACTTTACTGAATAATTAATGCGCCCATAGGTTAGCTGAGTAACCAAATTTACAAATATGGTAGGATATAGACAGTCATTTCAAACAATGACAGTGTGATGTCAAAAGTTAAAAGACGTAATCCTACCTGAAGACCAGTCAGCTCCCCAGCATATTGACCTCATATGCTGCAAAATTGTTAGAGGTGTTGTATAATAAATACCTTTTAccattcatgaaaaaaaattttaaatattgtaagtgACATTTTTCCTTAGGAGTAATATAAAACTATCCAGAGCCCAATCCATTACCACAACACAGCACATTGATTATCTAATATTTGCTTAAACTCAATAGTCCACTCAAACAAATACAGAAACTTTGAGGAggtctgttttgtttctgaagCCTATGTCATTATAAACCTGCCATGGGGTTAAgttcaacaattttacaataatacGGATATCAATTACAAAATGGTTTCACTTCTGGTATCTAAATATACAGGCAGCTAACTGTCAGATTTCATGCAGGCAAAATATTCTCTGAGGCACAATTTCTTAGTCATGCAACTTCAAGAGTTGCGTTTTACATGGTTGCTTGACTAAAATTAGTGTatctatttaaagaaaaaaaacaacattgcagtAGAATTTAGTTTAGGCTGCCCAGGGTGAAGGTGTGTCAGATAAATTCATCACTCTCCCCTTTAGATGTTAGAAAACAGTatggtacattatatatatatatatatatatgaatgagccACAGCACATTGGAACACAAGTGGTGGTGGTGTTCCAGTATATAAGCGgctgtcgtttaattgggacagctgcttatttGGGATATTCTTCCTTCTCTCGAGGTGTCCTAATAAAGCGGCgctgactgcatatatatatatattttatgattttttttttttgatgattttgCTTTCAATGATCAATGGCTCCAGTAGAGGGAGCTAAAACACATTTAGTCTAGAAAGCAAGTcctgtttcattttttacatgAGCAGTCTCCTGTAAGACCTGTGTTAAACCGAGGAAGTCAATGTAATGATTTATGTATCAGTCAATGCCTATCTGCATTTTGCAGCACATGCAAACCTCCCACACCAGCAGTGAACCTCAAGAGTCATTATTGAACAGTTGAGTAAGATTATgtatgtttctaaaaaaaaaagttgataggCTTTGATTTAGTTATTATCAATGCATAATGCAACAATGCATAATGGTAATTATGCCAaagatctaaatgtgtttgtaaagttttCACGGTGCATTGGTTAATCATGAGGGAAAATGATTTATAGCGGCTCGAA
This Polyodon spathula isolate WHYD16114869_AA chromosome 3, ASM1765450v1, whole genome shotgun sequence DNA region includes the following protein-coding sequences:
- the LOC121308327 gene encoding cholecystokinin-like, encoding MNSGICVCVLLAILSMSCLGHPLAGSDHEGSPVAAELDQSLSLHQRQVRAATANGQLKPFQMAEGNMEQRANLAALMARYLKQAKKGSSGRNLALSSKSQTLDLNHRINDRDYMGWMDFGRRSAEEYEYSS